The genomic stretch CGCCGCTGCGGGCCGGCACCGGCGCGGCAGCGGGTTCGGCACCGGACCTGGCGGGCGGGCGGGCTGTGGTGCTGGGCTGCGGCGGCAGCGCCCGGGCTGTGGTGGCGGCCCTGGCGGAGCTGGGGCTGAAGCGGATTCAGCTGGCCGGTCGGCGGCCCGAAGCCCTGGCGGCGTTCCTGGAGGAGTGCGGGTCTTGGACCCCGCAGCTGAGTGGAGTGGCCTGGCCGGCGGCGGCCATTGAGCGCGGTGATCTGCTCAGGGCGCTGGCCGAGGCCGATCTGGTGGTCAACACCACGCCGGTGGGCATGGGAACCAGCTCCAGTGCCTGCCCCCTGGATGCGGCTGAGCTCGACGCCCTGCGCGCGGGCAGCCTGGTCTACGACCTGATTTACACCCCCCGGCCAAGCCGCCTGCTGCTGGAGGCCCGTCAGCGGGGCTGCGGTGTGCTCGATGGCCTGGAGATGCTGGTGCAGCAGGGGGCCGCTGCCCTGCGGCTCTGGATCGGAGAAGGCGCCGTGTCCAGACCGCTGCCACTGGCCGCGATGCGCCAGGCCGCGCTCGATCAGCTGGGCAGCCCCTGACACCGGCCCCCGGAGATCCCCCCCTAGCCTGGGTGGACTGAAGCCGACACATCCCGCATCCATGGAAGGCCCCCCGCTCTGGCAACGGCTCCTGGCCGTGCTGGCCTATCTGCTGCCCTGGAGTGACGGGGTGCCGTTCGGCGAGGCCCTGTTCGGCCTGGTGCCGGCGCTGCAGTGGCTGGTGCTGCCGGCCCTGCCGCTGATGGCCCTGCAGCAGCAGATCCCCTTCGGGGGGTTTCTGCTCTTCCTGGTGCTGTTCCTGGCGGTGGTGCGCAATGCCCGGGTGCCCTACTTCATCCGCTTCAACGTGCTGCAGGCGATCCTGATCGACATCGTGCTGATCCTGCTCTCGCTGGCCTTCAGCGTTCTGCTGCGCCCGCTGGGGGCCGGCTTCGCCTTGCGCACCCTCAGCAACACCGTGTTTCTGGGCACGCTGCTGCTGGTGGTGTTCTCGGTGGTGCAGAGCATCCGTGGCCGTGAACCCGACATCCCCACGGTCTCGGAAGCGGTGCGCATGCAGCTCTACTGATCCCGCCGGAGGGAGAGCCTGGGAGGGAGGAGACCGGCAGGTAGGCTGATCGATCCGTTGCTGGCAGCGTTCTGCCGCCGGCCTCCCACGAGCCCATCACGGAGCCTCAGCCCCCATGTCGCAGAAGCCTTACTACGAAACCATGTACATCCTTCGTCCGGACATCCCGGAGGAAGAGGTGGAAACCCATGTGGCCAAGTACCGCGACCTGCTCACCGAAGCAGGCGCTGAAGTGCTCGATTGCCAGATGCGCGGCAAGCGCCGCCTGGCCTACACGATCGCCAAGCACCGCGAAGGCATCTACGTCCAGCTCAACCACGATGGTGACGGCCAGCAGGTGGCCCTTCTGGAGCGCGCCATGCGGCTCAGCGAGGACGTGATCCGCTACCTCACGGTCAAGCAGGACGGTCCGCTGCCCACCCCCCGCAGCGCTCCTGCGGCCACTGAACCGGTTGCAGCCGAAGCCTGAGCCAGCACGGATCGACGAATCCCGCTCAACCTGGGGATGATGGGTCTGCCTCTCATCCCTGGCCAGCTTCATGGCTACAGACCTCCCCAGGCCAGGAGTGACACCACCGGTGCCGATTCCGGCCGAACTGCGCAGCCCCGAGCCAGAGTCAGAGCCGCTGGACGACCGGCTGAGACGTGAGCTGCGGGAGACGACCCTCGAGCTGGAGGTCACAAAGGCCCAGCTGTCGACCTGCCAGCAGGACCTGGAGCGGGCGCGACGCCATCTGGCCGATCTCGAGGAACTGATCAGGGATCTGCCGCAGATTTTCGAGCGCAAATTTCATCAGCGCCTGCAGCCCCTGCTCGATCAGCAACAGCTGCTGGCCCAGGACAATCATGCCCTCCGGGAGCAGGCAAGACGCCTGCTGCCTCCAGCACCGCCACCTCCCCCACCAGCCCCTGAGATCGAGCCCACGCCAGCGCCCGACTCAAGCCAGCAGGATGTGCTGGCGCCTTTGAGGGCCCTGCGGCAGCGCTGGCTCAGACGTTGAGGTTGAGGCGTTGACCCGGGACCCCCGCCGCAACTGCCGGCCGCGAGAGGCTGGTGGGGCTTCAGGCCCGGCGCCGGCTGGCCGCCCAGAGGCGAGTGGGCATCCCCCACACGTAGATGAATCCCTCGGCGGCCCGGTGATCGAAGCGATCGTCGCTGCCATAGGTGGCCATGGCGGGCACGTAAAGGCTGTCGCTGCTGCTGGCACGACCGATCACCACGGCATTGCCCTTGTGCAGACGCAGGCGGACCACGCCATTGACCGTGGCCTGGGTGCAGTCCAGGAAGCCATCGAGGGCCTGCTTGAGAGGGCCGAACCAGAGTCCCTGATAGACCAGGTCAGCCCAGCTGGATTCGATCTGGCGCTTGTAGCGCATCACATCGGCGGCCAGGGTGAGGCTCTCCAGCTCCTGGTGAGCTCGAATCAGCAGCAGCAGGCCAGGCGTTTCATAGATCTCCCTTGACTTGATCCCCACCACTCTGTTCTCGATGATGTCGAGGCGGCCGAAACCATGGAGGCCGGCCAGCTCATTGGCGCGGCGGATCACAGCGACCGGATCGAGACTCTCTCCATCGATCGCCACCGGGTTGCCCTGCTCGAAGGCGATCTCCACCACCTGGGGCTCATCCGGGGTGTCGCGGATCGAGCGGGTCATCGCGAACACCTCTTCGGGAGGCTCGACCATCGGATCCTCCAGCGGACCCGCCTCGATGCTGCGGCCCAGCAGGTTGAGATCGATCGAATAGGGGTTCTTCTTGCTCACCGGCGCCGGGATGCCGCAACGCTCGCCATAGGCAATCGTTTCCTCACGGCTCATGGCCCATTCCCTCGCCGGAGTGAGCACCTTCAGATCGGGAGCCAGGGCACCGATCGCCACATCGAAACGCACCTGATCATTGCCTTTGCCCGTGCAGCCATGGGCCACGGCATCGGCGCCCTGCTCCCGCGCCACCTCCACCAGCCGGCGGGCGATCAGGGGGCGGGCCAGGGCTGTGGAGAGGGGATAGCGACCCTCGTAGAGGGCATTGGCACGGATGGCGGGGAAGGCGAACTCGCGGATGAAGGGATCGATCAGATCCCCCACGATCGACTGGCTGGCACCGGAGTCGAGCGCCTTCTGGCGGATCGGCTCCAACTCATCGCCCTGGCCGAGGTCGGCGGCGAAGGTGATCACCTCCTCGACTCCCCATTCCTGTTTGAGGTAGGGAATGCAGACACTGGTGTCGACCCCGCCGGAGTAGGCGAGCACCACCCGCTTTGCCCTGGCGCCCTGCTCCTGTGCCATCCCCTCAGTCCTGTGCGTTCGAGCTGTTGCAGGATTGTCCCTCGTCACCGTCACCGGAGCGTCCCGCGGCGGCGGTGGTCACCCGGTCCCAGCGGCTGGCGATCCAGACCCCCATCAGCAGCGGTGGAATCAGCACCAGCCCCCACACCTGCCAGGGAACAACGGCCAGGGGTTCGGGCCAGCGCTGGCCGGCCGACACCAGCAGGGCACTGATCAGCAGAGCCAGGCTCCAGCCCAGGATCAGCGAAGGGAGTTTACCGTCGGCCAAGGAGATGGTTCGGGGTGCTGGCCTATGGTGGTCGATCGGCGTCCAACGGTTGCACGCTTCACAGGCTTTCCATGAGCACCCTCGACAGCATCAACCCCTCCCTCACCCGCTACCGGCGGGATGAGCCGGCGCCGGTGCTGCCCTTGCGGGATGAGCCCGATCTGCTCAGCTGGCTGGAGAGCAGCGGCCGGCTGGTGGCCGATGAGGAAACCGCCGCTCCGGATGTGAGCACGGTGGAAGAAGAGGAGCTCTCGGCTCTGATGGGCGAGAAGGAGGAGTACAACCAGGCCGATGAGCAGTCGGATGAAAACTGGGAAGATTGAGATCCTGACCTAAGGTCCGGCCGCATCGCCACAGCGCCACGGCGGCGCCCGGACTCTTGGCCCGAACAACCCCAATGCCGGCCCCAGGGGCCACCGCCGCTCCAGCCGATGGTCGGCTCAGTGCCCTGGGACTGACCCTGGGCCTGCTGATGGTCTGCATGCTCTGCGACGGCCTCAGCGGCGCTCCCCAGCTCACGCCGCCCCTGCTGGTGGCCGCCCTGGTGAGCTGGGCGCTCTGCCACTGGGGGGTGCCCCGGCTGCGGGCCCTGAAACTCGGCCAGGTGATCCGGGAGGAGGGCCCCCAGGCTCACCACGGCAAGGCCGGAACGCCCACCATGGGCGGCCTGCTGGCGGTGCCGGCAGGGGTGATCGTGGGCGGACTGGTCTCCCCCGGCGACGACCGGCTGCTGGCAGTGGCGGCAGTCACCCTGGCCTACCTGGCCATTGGCGGTGTCGACGACTGGCGCAGCCTCACCCGCCAGACCAACACCGGCCTGACACCCCGCGGCAAGCTGCTGCTGCAGGCTCTGGCGGCGGCCCTGTTCCTGGCCTGGGCTCAGTGGAACCTCTGGATCCACACCGATGTCTCCCTGGCCCTGGGCTGGGTGCTGCCCCTCGGTCTGCTGATCCTGCCCGTGGGGTTGTTCGTGTTCCTGGCGGAGAGCAACGCCACCAACCTCACCGACGGCCTCGATGGCCTGGCCGCCGGTTGCGGCGCCATCGTCTTCACCGGCTTCGGCGCTCAGCTGATGCTGCGGGGGTCCCTGGGGGATCCGGCCATGGCTGGCTTCTGCGCCGCCATGGCCGGGGCCTGGCTGGGGTTCCTTGCCCACAACCGCCACCCGGCCCGGGTGTTCATGGGCGATACAGGCTCGCTGGCCATGGGGGCGGCCCTGAGCGCGGTGGCCCTGCTCAGCGACAGTCTCTGGCCGCTGCTGCTGATGGGAGGCGTGTTTCTGGCGGAATCGCTCTCGGTGATCCTGCAGGTGTGGGTGTTCAAGGCCACCAAGGGGCCCGATGGCCAGGGCCGCCGCCTCTTCCGCATGGCACCTCTGCATCACCATTTCGAACTGGGGGGCCTGCCCGAGCTCAAGGTGGTTGTGCGCTTCTGGGGGGCAAGCGCGCTGCTGGTGCTCCTGGGATTGCTGTTGTTGCCCTGAGCGGATCGGCAGCAGACTTGAGAGGTGAAAGAAGAAACGGGAGTCTGAAATGGCCTACTTCACCTGGAAGGAACAGGGTCTGACCGCCGATTGCGCCAGCCTCGAGGCCATGGCGGCCCGCTTCGAGGAGGCGGCGGCGCTGATGCGGCGCATGGCCGCTGAGGGCTTCAGCCTGGAGCGGCACAGCGACGGGCAGCACATCACCCATCCCGATGCGGGTGTGTTCGAGGCCTACGGGTTCATCAGCGAGGAGCCGCCGGTGCGCCAGCTCGATCTGATCCCGGGAACCTGAGCGGTTCCCCTGCCGTCAGCGGCGCAGGTAACCCACCACCCAGACGGCCACGAACCCCAGCGAGGAGAGCACCAGATAGATCAGGGCCCACTTCTGGAACGTGGCGATGTCCTGGCCGAACACCAGGCCGGACTGGGCATCACCGGCGGTGGAGAAGGCGAACAGGAGGCTCAGCACGGTGGTCGGGCGCGGACGCCTTCTCTAGCAGGCATGGCCAGGCTCCAGCCGGCTTGGCCGGGGGCGAGGATCGGGGACGATTGCCACGAGTCCCATGGCCGCCGCCCCGTTCCCGCGAACCCTGATGCTGCTGGGCAGCGGTGAACTGGGCAAGGAGGTGGCCATCGCCGCCCAGCGGCTGGGCTGCCGGGTCATCGCCGTCGACCGCTATGCCGGTGCTCCGGCGATGCAGGTGGCCGATCTGGCTGAGGTGATCACCATGTCCGACCCGGAGGCTCTCAAGACAGTCGTGAGGCGCCACCGCCCCGATCTGGTCATCCCGGAAATCGAGGCCCTGGCCGTGGATGCCCTGGCGGAGATCGAAGCGGAAGGGATCACGGTGATTCCCACGGCCCGGGCCACAGCCGTGACCATGAACCGCGACAGGATCCGGGACCTGGCCGCCGGCACGCTCGGCCTGCGCACGGCCCGCTTCGCCTACGCCGGGAGTGCCGAGGAGCTGGCCGCGGTGGCGGCTCCCCTGGGCTGGCCCGTGGTGGTCAAGCCGGTGATGAGCTCCTCCGGCAAGGGCCAGAGCGTGGTGCGCTCGGAGGACGGCCTGGCCGCCGCCTGGCAGGCGGCTCTGGACGGGGCCCGGGGCGCCGGCGCCCGGGTGATCGTGGAGGAGTTCCTGTCCTTCGAGCTGGAGATCACCCTGCTCACGGTCCGGCCCTGGTCCGGCCCCACCCTCTTCTGCCCGCCGATCGGCCATGTGCAGGAGCGCGGCGACTACCAGTGCAGCTGGCAGCCGGCCGCCCTCGGCGAAGCACAGCTGGCGTCCGCCCAGGCCATGGCCCTGGCCGTCACCGACGAGCTGGGGGGCGCCGGGCTGTTCGGGGTGGAGTTCTTCCTGTGCGGCGAGCCGGGCCGGGAGGAGGTGGTCTTCTCCGAGCTCTCCCCCCGTCCCCACGACACTGGCCTCGTCACCCTGATGGGGCAGAACCTGAGCGAATTCGAGCTGCATCTGCGGGCGGTGCTGGGCCTGCCGATCCCCGCCATCCGCTCCAGCTCTGCCGCCGCCAGCCGGGTGATTCTGGCGGATCAGACCCTCGACGCCGTTGCTTACACCGGAGTGGCCGAGGCCCTGACAGAACCTGACACCCAGGTGCTGCTGTTCGGCAAACCCAGTGCCCGCCCCAATCGCCGCATGGGGGTGGCCCTGGCCAGCGGGGTGGACGTGGCTGAGGCACGGGCACGGGCTGATCGTGCCGCCGGTCAGATCACAGTGGTGGCGCCAGGCTGAGCAGCGCGGCCCCTGGCCTTCAGCCGTGTTCGGTTATATGGTGCGCCGGTCAGGACTCCCCATGGCTCAGTCCCAGCGTCACCACAACCGACCAGCCACCGGCAAGGTCGACGCTGCCAATCAGGCTGAGCGCGCGGCAGCGACGGTCGTTGCCCTCAGCCGCCGCCAGGGGCGCAGCGAACCCAGGCCCCTCGGTCTGCTGGGTCGTGCCCTGCGTCCAGCCGTTCTGGTGGCCTTCGCGAGCGGCATCGGCCTGGGCTATGGCCTGTCAGGCCCACTGCCACGGCTGATCGGTCCCGCCCTGGCGGCCCTGACCCATACGGCTCCGACACTGGGCAAGCTGGTGCCCGCGCTCCCCATCGCGCAGCACCGCATCTTGATCCTGGGCTCCGACCAGATCAGCGGCAGCACCGACGTGATGGTGGTCGTCGACATCCACGACGGCACCACCAAGCTCACCCAGGTGCCTCGGGACACGTTCATCGAATCGAGTCGCTTCGGTGTGCTCAAGGCCAACGCCCTCTACGCCTCCGGAGGGGTGGAGGCGGTCAAGGAGGAGCTCACGGCTCTGCTGGCCACCCCGGTGGACCGTTATCTGCTGGTGAATCTGGATGCGGTTCAGAACCTTGCCGAGGCCCTTGGGGGTGTCGAGGTGGATGTGCCCAAGCGCATGTACTACACCGACAGCCGCCAGGGGCTCTACATCGATCTCTACCCCGGCATACAGCTACTCAAGGGCAAGGACCTGGAGGGCTTCCTGCGCTTCCGCAACGACGAACTGGGAGACATTGGCCGGATGGAACGCCAGAAGCTGGTCTTCCGCGAAGTGTTCCGCAAACTGGCCCAGCCCAGCACCGTGACCCGTCTGCCGGAGCTGCTCCGGATCGCCGGCAACGACATCAGCACCGATCTCTCACCCCTGGAGCTGGGGAATCTGATCAGCAAGCTGGGTGGCACCAACCTCAGCACCGATCGGCTGGCAGGTCGCCTGTACTGGCACGACGACCTGAGCTACTGGATGCCGGATCTGAACACGAAGCATGCCGCCTCCGTGGAGGCTGAGCCCGGCGAACCGGAATCCAGCCCCTGAGGCTTCGGTGTCCGTTTCAGGGAGACCCCAGCTGAGCCGAGGTGATCCCCACCAAGGGCATGCCGGCGTCACCCCAACCGTTGGCAGGCAGCAGCTCGGGTGCGCCCGGGCCGGGTTGTACCGCGGCGCCGGCGGCGAAGCCTCCGTTGGTCCAGGCCAGCAGCAACCCACGAAGGGCACCTCCACCTTCGGCCAGGGGGGACCCCAGGTTGAAGTGATCGCCACCGCGCACCAGCACGAGACGATGGCCGCCCCCGCCACGGCTGGCCTCGCGGCGCATCGGCCGGATCGCTTCCGGATCCGGTGGCACCACCCAGTCGCGGGTGCCACTCACCAGCAGCACGCGGGCGTTCATGCCCTGTCCCGCACCTGTGTCGAAGAGCAGCGACATCGGCGGACTGACGGCCACACCCACCTTGACGCGGGGATCGGCCAGGGCCGCCTGATCGGCGGCACCGAGGAAGCTGCACTGCAGCACCCAGCTGAGGTTGCGCTCCGGGTCCAGCACCTCGTCGCAGCGCGTCTTGAGCTGGCTGTCGCTGGGCCTGGCTCCCGCCAGCTGCAGCACGGTGGTGGCCCCCCACGACTGGCCGAGCACCGCCACGAACGTGGTGTTCAACGTTGTGGGCAGGCCGGCGAGACCCGCCGCGGCCCCGTCAATCACGGCTGAGACATCCAGGGGCCGCAGACGCAGCTCATCCGCCCCCGGCGGAGGCACCTTGCCGGAGAGCATGGCCTGCTGCTGACCCTGATCACTGCCCGGGTGGTAGGGCAACAGCACCGTGTAGCCGTGGCTGGCCAGGTGGCTGGCCCAGCCCTCGAAGCTCTCCGGTGCATCCCAGAGCCCATGGGAGATCACCACCAGCCGGCCGCTCGCCCCTCTGGCGGGGCTGATCTGCACCACCTGCAGCGGCTTGGGCCGATGGGGGGCCGGCAGGGTGATCAGCTTTCGTTCCACCGTCAGAGGTCCGGGCTGACTGAGGGCCGGATCAACACTCGCCGGAGTTCGCCCAGCGATCAGTCGATCGGCCGGTTCCTGCTGATTGGCAAGCCGCCGGACCACGAACAGGGCCCGGCCCAGGTCCACCGAGGCGGTGGTGCCCGGCAGGGCCTTCATCACGCTCAGCATGGTCAGGGGGCCCTGGGCGGCTGCCTTGTCCAGCGCCCTGGAGAGATCCCTGCTCTCAAGCTGGGCCGGCAGGCCATCGATGCCCCCCAGGGCGGAGACCAGGAGCAGCGCCTGGTTGAGCATGGGCGAACCTTCGGCCTCGTTCACCACCGCAGGCACCTGCAGCGGCAGCGGGGCATTGAACAGGCCCACCAGCCTGCGACCGATGAGCCCGTTGGTGGCCTGATCCAGTTCAGCCAGATCGCTGTTGCCGGTGAGCAGTCGATCGGTGTTGCTGAGCTCCTCGAGATTCACGCTGAAGCTGGTCTTGAGTAAGGGCAAGAGCAGCTCCACCCGCTCCAGCGCGCTGGCAGGACTTTGCAGGAACGGGACCGAACCCAACAGCCCGGCGAGGGTGAGCAACAGAGGAGCTGCCGGAGCGAAACGAAGCGCGCGCAAGTGATGGCACCCGAGGATCTCCATGATCTCTCCTCAGCGCCTGTCTGTGCTGCGGTCCGTCAGGACTCGATGGCCACAGGCGGATGCTGGGCGAGCACCTGTTTGAGATACCGGCCCGTGTGACTGGTGGGGTGCTCAGCCACCTGCTCCGGAGTGCCGGCCACCACGATTTCACCTCCCTTGTTGCCTCCTTCGGGCCCCAGGTCGATCAACCAGTCGGCACAGCGGATCACATCGAGGTTGTGCTCGATCACCACGATCGAATTGCCCTTGTCCACCAGGCGCTGCATCACGTCCATGAGTTTGTGAACGTCGTAGAAGCTCAGGCCCGTGGTGGGCTCATCGATCAGGTAGAGGGTCTTGCCGGTGGCGCGCTTGGAGAGCTCGGTGGCCAGCTTCACCCGCTGGGCCTCACCCCCGGAGAGGGTGGGGGCCGGCTGGCCGAGCTTGATGTAGCCCAGGCCCACATCCACCAGGGTGCGCAGACGGTCCGCGGCCTGGGGGATGGCCGAGAACACCTCGGCGGCCTGTTCCACCGTCATCTGCAGAACGTCGGCGATGGTGAAGCCCTTGTACGCCACCTGCAGGGTTTCGCGGTTGTAGCGGGCTCCCTTGCAGACATCGCACTGCACGTAGACGTCGGGGAGGAAGTTCATCTCGATCACGTTCACCCCCTGGCCGCTGCAGGCCTCGCAGCGCCCGCCCTTGACGTTGAAGCTGAACTGACCCACCTGATAGCCGCGGGCCTTGGCCTCCACGGTGGCGGCGAACACCTGGCGGATCGGATCGAAGGCGCCGGTGTAGGTGGCCGGGTTGGAGCGGGGGGTCCGGCCGATCGGGCTCTGGTCGATCACGATCACCTTGTCGACCGACTGGATGCCGCGCAACTCGTCGAGGCCGGAGGGGAAGGGGACCCGAAGGCCGAGTTTGTGCTCGAGAGCGGGATGCAACAGCTCGTTGATCAGGGTGCTCTTGCCACTGCCGCTCACCCCGGTGACGGCCACGAGCCGACCCAGGGGAAGATCGACATCGAGACCCTGAAGGTTGTTGCGGCGACAGTTGACCAGGGTGAGTTTGCGGCTGCCGGCCGAGCGCCGCTCAGCCGGAGTGGGAATGGAGAGACGGCCGCTGAGATAGGCGCCGGTGAGCGACTCCTCGGCCTCGAGCAGGTTCTGCAGAGACCCCTCGGCCACGATGTGCCCGCCGTGCACACCGGCACCGGGTCCGATGTCGACGAGATGATCCGCGGCGCGGATCGTGTCCTCGTCGTGTTCAACCACGATCAGGGTGTTGCCCAGATCCCGCAGCTTGAAGAGGGTGTTGAGCAGGCGGTCGTTGTCGCGCTGGTGCAGACCGATGCTGGGCTCATCAAGCACGTAGAGCACGCCGGTGAGACCCGCCCCGATCTGGGTGGCCAGGCGGATGCGCTGGGCCTCACCTCCGGAGAGGGT from Synechococcus sp. CBW1107 encodes the following:
- a CDS encoding dienelactone hydrolase; the protein is MEILGCHHLRALRFAPAAPLLLTLAGLLGSVPFLQSPASALERVELLLPLLKTSFSVNLEELSNTDRLLTGNSDLAELDQATNGLIGRRLVGLFNAPLPLQVPAVVNEAEGSPMLNQALLLVSALGGIDGLPAQLESRDLSRALDKAAAQGPLTMLSVMKALPGTTASVDLGRALFVVRRLANQQEPADRLIAGRTPASVDPALSQPGPLTVERKLITLPAPHRPKPLQVVQISPARGASGRLVVISHGLWDAPESFEGWASHLASHGYTVLLPYHPGSDQGQQQAMLSGKVPPPGADELRLRPLDVSAVIDGAAAGLAGLPTTLNTTFVAVLGQSWGATTVLQLAGARPSDSQLKTRCDEVLDPERNLSWVLQCSFLGAADQAALADPRVKVGVAVSPPMSLLFDTGAGQGMNARVLLVSGTRDWVVPPDPEAIRPMRREASRGGGGHRLVLVRGGDHFNLGSPLAEGGGALRGLLLAWTNGGFAAGAAVQPGPGAPELLPANGWGDAGMPLVGITSAQLGSP
- a CDS encoding cytochrome B6, yielding MLSLLFAFSTAGDAQSGLVFGQDIATFQKWALIYLVLSSLGFVAVWVVGYLRR
- the mraY gene encoding phospho-N-acetylmuramoyl-pentapeptide-transferase, which produces MPAPGATAAPADGRLSALGLTLGLLMVCMLCDGLSGAPQLTPPLLVAALVSWALCHWGVPRLRALKLGQVIREEGPQAHHGKAGTPTMGGLLAVPAGVIVGGLVSPGDDRLLAVAAVTLAYLAIGGVDDWRSLTRQTNTGLTPRGKLLLQALAAALFLAWAQWNLWIHTDVSLALGWVLPLGLLILPVGLFVFLAESNATNLTDGLDGLAAGCGAIVFTGFGAQLMLRGSLGDPAMAGFCAAMAGAWLGFLAHNRHPARVFMGDTGSLAMGAALSAVALLSDSLWPLLLMGGVFLAESLSVILQVWVFKATKGPDGQGRRLFRMAPLHHHFELGGLPELKVVVRFWGASALLVLLGLLLLP
- a CDS encoding Tic20 family protein, which gives rise to MEGPPLWQRLLAVLAYLLPWSDGVPFGEALFGLVPALQWLVLPALPLMALQQQIPFGGFLLFLVLFLAVVRNARVPYFIRFNVLQAILIDIVLILLSLAFSVLLRPLGAGFALRTLSNTVFLGTLLLVVFSVVQSIRGREPDIPTVSEAVRMQLY
- a CDS encoding argininosuccinate synthase, with protein sequence MAQEQGARAKRVVLAYSGGVDTSVCIPYLKQEWGVEEVITFAADLGQGDELEPIRQKALDSGASQSIVGDLIDPFIREFAFPAIRANALYEGRYPLSTALARPLIARRLVEVAREQGADAVAHGCTGKGNDQVRFDVAIGALAPDLKVLTPAREWAMSREETIAYGERCGIPAPVSKKNPYSIDLNLLGRSIEAGPLEDPMVEPPEEVFAMTRSIRDTPDEPQVVEIAFEQGNPVAIDGESLDPVAVIRRANELAGLHGFGRLDIIENRVVGIKSREIYETPGLLLLIRAHQELESLTLAADVMRYKRQIESSWADLVYQGLWFGPLKQALDGFLDCTQATVNGVVRLRLHKGNAVVIGRASSSDSLYVPAMATYGSDDRFDHRAAEGFIYVWGMPTRLWAASRRRA
- a CDS encoding LCP family protein, translating into MAQSQRHHNRPATGKVDAANQAERAAATVVALSRRQGRSEPRPLGLLGRALRPAVLVAFASGIGLGYGLSGPLPRLIGPALAALTHTAPTLGKLVPALPIAQHRILILGSDQISGSTDVMVVVDIHDGTTKLTQVPRDTFIESSRFGVLKANALYASGGVEAVKEELTALLATPVDRYLLVNLDAVQNLAEALGGVEVDVPKRMYYTDSRQGLYIDLYPGIQLLKGKDLEGFLRFRNDELGDIGRMERQKLVFREVFRKLAQPSTVTRLPELLRIAGNDISTDLSPLELGNLISKLGGTNLSTDRLAGRLYWHDDLSYWMPDLNTKHAASVEAEPGEPESSP
- the purT gene encoding formate-dependent phosphoribosylglycinamide formyltransferase; translation: MAAAPFPRTLMLLGSGELGKEVAIAAQRLGCRVIAVDRYAGAPAMQVADLAEVITMSDPEALKTVVRRHRPDLVIPEIEALAVDALAEIEAEGITVIPTARATAVTMNRDRIRDLAAGTLGLRTARFAYAGSAEELAAVAAPLGWPVVVKPVMSSSGKGQSVVRSEDGLAAAWQAALDGARGAGARVIVEEFLSFELEITLLTVRPWSGPTLFCPPIGHVQERGDYQCSWQPAALGEAQLASAQAMALAVTDELGGAGLFGVEFFLCGEPGREEVVFSELSPRPHDTGLVTLMGQNLSEFELHLRAVLGLPIPAIRSSSAAASRVILADQTLDAVAYTGVAEALTEPDTQVLLFGKPSARPNRRMGVALASGVDVAEARARADRAAGQITVVAPG
- a CDS encoding DUF3134 domain-containing protein; translated protein: MSTLDSINPSLTRYRRDEPAPVLPLRDEPDLLSWLESSGRLVADEETAAPDVSTVEEEELSALMGEKEEYNQADEQSDENWED
- a CDS encoding shikimate dehydrogenase, giving the protein MSSEISAHTALVAVLGDPVRHSLSPAMHNAALRELGLDWVYLALPVQATDLAVVLRGLEAVDCRGLNVTLPHKRAVAELAAELTPLARRVGAVNTLVRREGGGWLGTNTDVEGFLAPLRAGTGAAAGSAPDLAGGRAVVLGCGGSARAVVAALAELGLKRIQLAGRRPEALAAFLEECGSWTPQLSGVAWPAAAIERGDLLRALAEADLVVNTTPVGMGTSSSACPLDAAELDALRAGSLVYDLIYTPRPSRLLLEARQRGCGVLDGLEMLVQQGAAALRLWIGEGAVSRPLPLAAMRQAALDQLGSP
- the rpsF gene encoding 30S ribosomal protein S6; amino-acid sequence: MSQKPYYETMYILRPDIPEEEVETHVAKYRDLLTEAGAEVLDCQMRGKRRLAYTIAKHREGIYVQLNHDGDGQQVALLERAMRLSEDVIRYLTVKQDGPLPTPRSAPAATEPVAAEA